A region of Gracilinanus agilis isolate LMUSP501 chromosome 3, AgileGrace, whole genome shotgun sequence DNA encodes the following proteins:
- the LOC123242854 gene encoding small cysteine and glycine repeat-containing protein 6-like: MGCCGCRGSCGGCGGCGGCGGGCGGCGGCGGCGGCGGGCGCTTCTCRRVGCCSACCPCCCGCCGGCCSPTVVCCRRTCCCNSCGCGSCGCGSCGCGSCGCGKGCCCQQKCCQQKCCCKKQCCC; encoded by the coding sequence ATGGGTTGCTGTGGTTGTAGAGGCAGCTGTGGTGGCTGTGGTGGCTGTGGTGGCTGCGGTGGTGGCTGTGGTGGCTGTGGTGGCTGTGGTGGCTGCGGTGGCTGTGGTGGTGGCTGTGGCTGTACCACCTGTACCTGCCGCCGAGTGGGCTGCTGCTCTGCCTGCTGCCCCTGCTGCTGTGGCTGCTGTGGGGGCTGCTGTAGCCCCACAGTTGTCTGTTGCCGCCGTACCTGCTGCTGTAACTCTTGTGGCTGTGGCTCTTGTGGCTGTGGCTCCTGTGGCTGTGGCTCCTGTGGCTGTGGCAAGGGCTGTTGTTGCCAACAAAAATGCTGCCAACAGAAATGTTGCTGCAAGAAGCAATGCTGCTGCTAG